Proteins encoded within one genomic window of Sphingomonas sp. NBWT7:
- a CDS encoding NepR family anti-sigma factor has protein sequence MKAKKAAVQSKDRDMGAALRSIYQKTVDENVPDEMISLLGKLG, from the coding sequence GTGAAAGCGAAGAAGGCCGCCGTCCAGTCCAAGGATCGCGACATGGGCGCTGCGCTGCGCTCGATCTACCAGAAGACGGTCGACGAAAATGTGCCCGACGAGATGATTTCACTGCTCGGCAAGCTCGGCTAG
- a CDS encoding entericidin A/B family lipoprotein, with protein MKKMIGMFVVAGALLVSACNTVEGVGRDVSSAGDTVADTANGAK; from the coding sequence ATGAAGAAGATGATCGGGATGTTCGTGGTGGCCGGTGCGCTGCTGGTGTCGGCGTGCAACACCGTCGAGGGTGTCGGCCGCGACGTATCCTCAGCGGGTGACACCGTTGCCGATACGGCGAACGGCGCGAAGTAA
- a CDS encoding ScpA family protein produces the protein MTGEQLTLDLDGWEGPLDLLLNLARAQKVDLTKISILALVEQYLGYVERARTLQLELAADYLVMAAWLAYLKSALLLPRDPVAEADPEELALRLQLRLERLAAMREAGARLMARDRLGRDVFRRAAPEGLRTIRTPRWSAEIYDLIAGYGRVSARTRPVMHVVQDRAVMTLDAAIGRVAAMVGSHVSWTAIERFLPDGATGAFRRSALASSFLAALELARQGRVELQQAAPFAPLYLRAPA, from the coding sequence GTGACGGGCGAGCAGCTGACGCTCGACCTCGACGGGTGGGAAGGCCCGCTCGATCTGCTGCTCAACCTAGCGCGCGCGCAGAAAGTCGATCTGACGAAGATCTCGATCCTCGCGCTGGTCGAGCAATATCTCGGCTATGTCGAGCGCGCGCGCACGCTGCAGCTCGAGCTCGCGGCCGACTATCTCGTCATGGCGGCCTGGCTCGCCTACCTCAAATCCGCGCTGCTGCTGCCGCGCGATCCGGTGGCGGAGGCCGATCCCGAGGAGCTAGCGCTCCGGCTGCAACTGCGGCTCGAGCGGCTCGCGGCGATGCGCGAGGCTGGCGCGCGCCTCATGGCGCGCGATCGGCTGGGCCGCGACGTGTTCAGGCGGGCGGCACCCGAAGGTTTGCGGACGATCCGCACGCCGCGCTGGTCGGCCGAAATCTACGATCTGATCGCCGGCTACGGCCGGGTAAGCGCGCGGACGCGGCCGGTGATGCATGTCGTCCAGGATCGCGCGGTGATGACACTCGATGCGGCGATCGGGCGCGTCGCTGCGATGGTCGGATCGCATGTCTCGTGGACGGCGATCGAGCGCTTCCTGCCCGACGGTGCCACCGGCGCGTTTCGGCGCTCGGCATTGGCGTCGAGCTTCCTCGCCGCGCTCGAACTCGCGCGCCAGGGTCGGGTCGAGCTGCAACAGGCCGCGCCGTTCGCGCCGCTCTACCTCCGCGCCCCCGCGTGA
- a CDS encoding twin-arginine translocase TatA/TatE family subunit: MGSFSLPHILILAIVAILLLGGGRFSSMMGDVAKGVKSFKKGMSEDDDDVVAGKPAQRIEAQQAARPAAETVVHDDKVAR; encoded by the coding sequence ATGGGCAGCTTCAGCCTCCCGCATATCCTCATTCTCGCGATCGTCGCCATCCTGCTGCTTGGCGGAGGGCGCTTCTCCAGCATGATGGGCGACGTCGCGAAGGGCGTGAAGAGCTTCAAGAAGGGCATGTCGGAGGACGATGACGACGTTGTCGCAGGAAAGCCCGCGCAGCGGATCGAGGCGCAGCAGGCCGCCCGGCCGGCAGCCGAGACGGTGGTGCACGACGACAAGGTCGCGCGCTGA
- a CDS encoding sigma-70 family RNA polymerase sigma factor codes for MTQAEPRDDVAAVDAPVEHVALSDPEFKAQLAQVIPHLRAFGRSLSGNRDLADDLVQETLLKAWAARKRFQAGTNMRAWTFIILRNLYLSQMRRARFKGEWDDLVADRLLAAPASQDKHVELADMQRALLHLPQPQREALILVGAGGFAYEEAAEICGVAVGTIKSRVARGRVALENLMSGSDMTSRTDHTVVGTKATLDEIMDEVDELSRDR; via the coding sequence ATGACGCAAGCTGAACCGCGCGACGATGTCGCGGCCGTCGATGCGCCGGTCGAGCACGTCGCGCTATCCGATCCTGAGTTCAAGGCGCAACTGGCGCAGGTTATCCCGCACCTTCGCGCCTTCGGCCGTTCGTTGTCGGGCAATCGCGATCTCGCCGACGATCTGGTGCAGGAAACGCTGCTCAAGGCTTGGGCCGCGCGCAAGCGCTTTCAGGCGGGCACCAATATGCGCGCCTGGACCTTCATCATCTTGCGCAATCTGTATCTGTCGCAGATGCGCCGCGCGCGCTTCAAGGGCGAGTGGGACGATCTCGTCGCCGATCGCCTGCTTGCTGCGCCGGCGAGCCAGGACAAGCACGTCGAGCTCGCCGACATGCAGCGCGCGCTGCTTCATCTGCCGCAGCCGCAGCGTGAGGCGTTGATTCTCGTCGGCGCGGGTGGTTTCGCCTACGAAGAGGCAGCGGAGATCTGTGGCGTCGCAGTCGGCACGATCAAAAGCCGCGTCGCACGGGGCCGCGTCGCGCTGGAAAATCTGATGAGTGGCAGCGACATGACGTCGCGGACCGATCACACGGTCGTCGGCACCAAGGCGACGCTCGACGAGATCATGGACGAGGTCGACGAGCTTAGTCGCGATCGCTGA
- a CDS encoding response regulator — protein sequence MSLGQQLAPHLPFLRRYGRALTGSQSHGDKYVRATLEAIVAAPGEFPRDVDPRLGLYRTFQAIWNSTNDDEQADPGEVDDQEAVARSRLARMTPLSRQALLLTAMEGFTTEDAAYLIDVTPSEVEALVADALAEIENQTRARVLIIEDEPIIAMDIETIVRDLGHEVTGVAVTRDEAVALAMEDRPGLVLADIQLADDSSGIDAVKDILAEFQVPVIFITAFPERLLTGERPEPTFLITKPFQRSTVKAAISQALFFDQSTTPSA from the coding sequence ATGTCGCTTGGACAACAGCTCGCACCGCATTTGCCTTTTCTTCGTCGTTACGGCCGCGCGCTGACCGGCAGCCAGTCGCACGGCGACAAGTATGTGCGCGCGACGCTGGAGGCGATCGTCGCGGCCCCAGGCGAATTCCCGCGCGACGTCGATCCCCGGCTCGGGCTCTACCGGACGTTCCAGGCGATCTGGAATTCGACCAACGACGACGAGCAGGCGGACCCGGGCGAGGTCGACGATCAGGAAGCGGTCGCGCGCTCGCGTCTTGCGCGGATGACGCCGCTGTCGCGCCAGGCGCTGCTGCTCACCGCGATGGAAGGTTTCACCACCGAGGATGCGGCCTATTTGATCGACGTGACGCCGTCCGAGGTTGAGGCGCTGGTCGCCGACGCACTCGCCGAGATCGAGAATCAGACGCGCGCCCGCGTGCTGATCATCGAGGACGAGCCGATCATCGCGATGGATATCGAGACGATCGTGCGCGACCTCGGCCATGAGGTGACCGGCGTCGCAGTTACTCGCGACGAGGCGGTGGCGCTCGCGATGGAGGATCGCCCCGGCCTCGTGCTTGCCGACATCCAGCTTGCCGACGATTCCTCGGGGATCGATGCGGTGAAGGACATCCTTGCCGAATTCCAGGTGCCGGTGATCTTCATCACCGCCTTCCCGGAGCGGCTGCTGACCGGCGAGCGGCCCGAGCCAACCTTCCTGATCACCAAGCCGTTCCAGCGGTCCACTGTGAAGGCGGCGATCAGCCAGGCGCTGTTCTTCGACCAATCGACCACGCCGAGTGCGTGA
- the tatB gene encoding Sec-independent protein translocase protein TatB, giving the protein MLDFNFSEMAVVALVALVVIGPKDLPKALRVIGYWVGKARGVARQFRAGFDEMVREAELAEMEKKWQAENERIMREHPALSPSAIAPALPDADPAPDADQAPHDDHAAPVMVETPVVAPAQLPAEPQQPDKAAS; this is encoded by the coding sequence ATGCTTGATTTCAACTTTTCCGAGATGGCGGTGGTCGCGCTCGTCGCGCTCGTCGTGATCGGGCCGAAGGATCTGCCCAAGGCGCTTCGCGTCATCGGCTATTGGGTGGGCAAGGCGCGCGGTGTGGCGCGCCAGTTCCGCGCCGGTTTCGATGAAATGGTGCGCGAGGCCGAGCTCGCCGAGATGGAGAAGAAGTGGCAGGCGGAGAACGAGCGCATCATGCGCGAGCATCCCGCGCTGTCTCCCTCAGCCATCGCGCCCGCGCTTCCCGATGCCGATCCGGCGCCTGATGCGGACCAGGCGCCACATGACGATCACGCCGCGCCGGTGATGGTGGAAACGCCCGTCGTCGCGCCGGCGCAGCTTCCGGCCGAACCGCAGCAGCCGGACAAGGCCGCCTCGTGA
- the scpB gene encoding SMC-Scp complex subunit ScpB, whose protein sequence is MRPPDDTVRAVEALLFAAAEPMTVDSMRAYVAGDVRAALDRLVRDYAGRGVNLVRRGERWHFQTAGDLAHLLQHEREEVRRLSRAGIETLAIIAYHEPVTRAEIEAIRGVQISKGTLDVLMEAGWVRPAGRREIPGRPLTFATTPAFLAHFGLETRRDLPGIDDLRAAGLLDPIDLAVERAVEKADEDD, encoded by the coding sequence GTGAGGCCGCCCGACGACACCGTGCGCGCGGTCGAGGCGCTGCTCTTCGCCGCAGCCGAGCCGATGACGGTCGACAGCATGCGCGCCTATGTCGCGGGTGACGTGCGTGCAGCGCTCGACCGGCTCGTGCGCGATTATGCCGGCCGCGGCGTCAACCTCGTCCGGCGCGGCGAACGCTGGCACTTCCAGACTGCGGGCGATTTGGCGCATCTGCTACAGCACGAGCGCGAGGAGGTGCGCCGGCTGAGCCGCGCGGGGATCGAGACGCTGGCGATCATCGCCTATCACGAACCCGTCACCCGCGCCGAGATCGAGGCGATCCGCGGGGTGCAGATCTCGAAAGGGACGCTCGACGTGCTGATGGAGGCGGGCTGGGTCCGTCCCGCCGGACGCCGCGAGATCCCCGGTCGCCCGCTGACGTTCGCCACCACCCCCGCGTTCCTCGCGCATTTCGGGCTGGAAACGCGCCGCGACCTGCCGGGCATCGACGATCTGCGCGCGGCGGGTCTGCTCGATCCCATTGATCTCGCGGTGGAACGAGCAGTGGAAAAGGCCGACGAGGACGACTAG
- a CDS encoding peroxiredoxin gives MDQLPDVTVTATDGAPLRLHDQPRPIVIYFYPKDDTAGCTREAQEFSALIDDFRAAGVGVLGISRDTPKRHASFTAKYDLAVPLASDEEGAACAAFGVWLEKSMYGRQYMGIERSTFLFGSDGALVQAWRKVKVPGHAAAVLEAARAL, from the coding sequence ATGGACCAACTGCCCGACGTGACGGTGACAGCGACTGACGGTGCGCCCCTACGTCTGCACGATCAGCCGCGCCCGATCGTCATCTATTTCTATCCCAAGGACGATACCGCCGGCTGCACCCGCGAGGCGCAGGAATTTTCTGCGCTGATCGATGATTTTCGTGCTGCGGGTGTCGGCGTGCTCGGCATCTCGCGCGATACGCCCAAGCGCCACGCCAGCTTCACTGCCAAATACGATCTCGCCGTGCCGCTGGCGAGCGACGAGGAGGGCGCTGCCTGCGCCGCGTTTGGGGTATGGCTCGAGAAATCGATGTACGGCCGGCAATATATGGGAATCGAGCGATCGACCTTTCTGTTCGGTTCCGACGGCGCGCTCGTGCAGGCGTGGCGCAAGGTGAAGGTGCCCGGCCACGCCGCAGCGGTGCTCGAGGCTGCTCGCGCACTGTGA
- the tatC gene encoding twin-arginine translocase subunit TatC: protein MTDDLDDTRAPLLDHLVELRRRLLYCIAAVIVAFAVCYYFAQDIFSFLVQPLLAAGQKRLIYTQIFEAFFVQVKVAFFAAMMIAFPVIANQLWQFVAPGLYRNEKRALLPFLLATPILFVAGASMAYFIAVPMALHFLLSFQGDVGGISQEALPGIGNYLSFIMQFLFGFGIAFLLPVLLMLLERGGIVTRRQLVSARRYAIVGAFAIAAVLTPPDVGSQLLLAIPLCILYELALIGIWFTERRRAREIAEAVVGE, encoded by the coding sequence GTGACCGATGATCTCGACGACACGCGCGCGCCGCTCCTCGATCACCTCGTCGAGCTTCGCCGGCGGTTGCTTTATTGTATCGCCGCGGTGATCGTCGCCTTCGCGGTCTGTTATTATTTCGCGCAGGACATCTTCTCGTTCCTGGTCCAGCCGCTGCTGGCGGCGGGGCAGAAGCGGCTGATATACACACAGATCTTCGAGGCGTTCTTCGTCCAGGTGAAGGTGGCTTTCTTCGCCGCGATGATGATCGCCTTTCCGGTCATCGCCAATCAGCTATGGCAATTCGTCGCGCCGGGCCTGTACCGGAACGAGAAGCGCGCGCTGCTGCCCTTCCTGCTTGCGACGCCGATCCTGTTCGTTGCGGGCGCGTCGATGGCGTATTTCATCGCCGTGCCGATGGCACTCCACTTCCTTTTAAGCTTTCAGGGCGACGTCGGCGGAATCAGCCAGGAAGCGCTGCCGGGGATCGGCAATTACCTGTCGTTCATCATGCAGTTCCTGTTCGGCTTCGGCATCGCCTTCCTGCTGCCGGTGCTGCTGATGCTGCTCGAGCGCGGCGGGATCGTCACGCGGCGCCAGCTGGTCTCCGCACGGCGCTATGCGATCGTCGGCGCGTTCGCGATCGCCGCGGTGCTGACGCCGCCCGACGTCGGCTCGCAGCTGCTGCTCGCGATCCCGCTGTGCATTCTCTACGAGCTTGCACTGATCGGTATCTGGTTCACCGAGCGCCGCCGCGCCCGCGAGATTGCCGAAGCCGTCGTCGGCGAATAA
- a CDS encoding sensor histidine kinase, with the protein MTKAADDSRVGATASSLMMRWPTGAKLLVIISIALLPLAVIALFATLRITQIADNEARSALRVASAESSRALAIELIGDMTALRVAVDALEADPNDTPSCARAKGVFAQQASNGAVFAIFDGGGRVICGTEFIGSRDTARMARDAAVSAQIAPRRGLLLGVLGRSRRVAAAAYFPTGLLTELSRPSGFTPAYSATLIRDGEALELHRLARENAFERRERNQIDLGIGEVKLAMEVRTAPITSPLVIALLLPLVMWVAAAGIAWFVVDRLLIRPLRQLRAHVAAFTPGDEPDIAMIRSLPAQELRELGDTFRALTRTVAIHEAGLADGLVRQTKLTREVHHRVKNNLQVISSLINFHARGSKTPEATEAYSSIQRRVDALAVVHRNHFAEMEENRGLQLRPMLGELASNIRATAAEGSQLRIQLDIDPYLVTQDVAVAVAFLVTEMIELALTCDPAAQLRVSVKEGADPSRATLRVSSRALIESTALRDGLSTRFGRVIEGLSRQLRAPLHHDPLAGAYEISIAVTGKD; encoded by the coding sequence ATGACTAAGGCGGCGGACGATTCGCGCGTCGGCGCGACGGCGTCTTCGCTTATGATGCGCTGGCCGACCGGCGCGAAGCTTCTGGTGATCATCTCGATCGCGCTGCTGCCGCTGGCCGTGATCGCGCTGTTCGCGACGCTGCGCATTACGCAGATCGCCGACAACGAGGCCCGCTCGGCGCTGCGCGTCGCCTCCGCCGAGAGCAGCCGCGCGCTGGCGATCGAATTGATCGGCGACATGACGGCGCTGCGTGTAGCCGTGGACGCGCTCGAAGCCGATCCCAACGATACGCCCAGCTGCGCCCGGGCAAAGGGCGTGTTCGCGCAGCAGGCGAGTAACGGCGCGGTCTTCGCGATCTTCGACGGCGGCGGCCGGGTGATCTGCGGGACGGAGTTCATCGGATCGCGCGATACGGCGCGGATGGCGCGCGATGCTGCCGTCTCTGCGCAGATCGCGCCGAGGCGCGGCCTGCTGCTCGGCGTACTCGGACGATCGCGCCGGGTCGCGGCGGCAGCGTATTTCCCGACCGGCCTGCTGACCGAATTGAGCCGGCCGAGCGGCTTCACCCCCGCCTATTCGGCGACGCTGATACGCGACGGCGAGGCGCTGGAACTCCACAGGCTGGCGCGGGAAAATGCGTTCGAGCGGCGTGAGCGCAACCAGATCGATCTGGGGATCGGCGAGGTGAAGCTGGCGATGGAGGTACGCACCGCGCCGATTACCTCGCCGCTGGTGATCGCGCTGCTGCTGCCGCTGGTGATGTGGGTCGCTGCGGCCGGGATTGCCTGGTTCGTCGTCGATCGCCTGCTGATCCGCCCGCTACGACAGCTGCGTGCGCATGTTGCGGCCTTTACCCCCGGCGACGAGCCCGACATCGCGATGATCCGCTCGCTCCCCGCGCAGGAGCTGCGCGAGCTGGGCGACACGTTTCGCGCGCTGACCCGCACCGTGGCAATCCATGAGGCGGGGCTCGCCGACGGACTGGTGCGGCAGACGAAGCTGACGCGCGAGGTGCACCACCGCGTCAAAAACAACCTGCAGGTGATCTCCAGCCTGATCAACTTCCACGCACGCGGCTCCAAGACGCCTGAGGCGACCGAGGCCTATTCGTCGATCCAGCGCCGCGTCGATGCGCTGGCCGTGGTGCACCGCAACCACTTCGCCGAGATGGAGGAGAACCGCGGGCTGCAACTGCGCCCGATGCTCGGCGAGCTCGCCTCCAACATCCGCGCCACTGCCGCCGAAGGATCGCAGCTGCGCATTCAGCTCGACATCGATCCGTATCTGGTAACGCAGGACGTCGCGGTGGCGGTCGCGTTTCTCGTGACCGAGATGATCGAACTTGCGCTGACGTGCGATCCGGCTGCACAACTGCGCGTATCGGTGAAGGAAGGCGCGGACCCGAGCCGCGCGACGCTGCGCGTCTCCTCCCGCGCGCTGATCGAGAGCACCGCGCTGCGCGACGGCTTGTCGACGCGGTTCGGACGGGTGATCGAGGGATTGTCGCGCCAGCTTCGCGCGCCGTTGCACCACGATCCGCTCGCCGGCGCCTACGAGATCAGCATTGCCGTTACCGGCAAGGATTGA
- a CDS encoding glycoside hydrolase family 3 protein, whose translation MKPVIFGLSGPVLTADERAFFVEARPAGYILFKRNVVDRAQLRALTDALRDLEARDDVAILVDQEGGRVARLGPPEWPSFPAGPTFDALYERAPISAIEAARANATALGLMLAEVGITIDCLPLLDVARPETTEAITSRAYGHEPMRVAAMGRATLEGLAAGGVVGVVKHMPGHGRAIVDTHHHLPTVTATDAELEDDIAPFRALAGAPMGMTSHIVFEAWDRGLPATLSPTVIEQVIRGRIGFDGLLMTDDIDMKALSGTPGEKAAASIAAGCDVVLDCWARMDEMVEIAGRLGDITSVGRARLDRAMASVAASEGDFAALIEKRDALLALAAV comes from the coding sequence ATGAAACCCGTCATCTTCGGCCTGTCGGGCCCGGTCCTCACGGCGGACGAGCGTGCCTTCTTCGTCGAAGCGCGGCCCGCTGGCTATATCCTGTTCAAGCGCAACGTCGTCGATCGGGCGCAGCTGCGCGCACTCACCGATGCGCTACGCGATCTCGAAGCGCGCGACGACGTCGCGATCCTCGTCGATCAGGAGGGCGGACGCGTCGCCCGGCTCGGCCCGCCGGAATGGCCGAGCTTCCCCGCCGGGCCGACGTTCGACGCCTTGTACGAACGCGCGCCGATCTCCGCGATCGAGGCCGCGCGCGCCAACGCCACGGCGCTGGGCCTGATGCTCGCCGAGGTGGGCATCACCATCGATTGTCTGCCGCTACTCGACGTCGCGCGGCCCGAGACGACCGAGGCGATTACCAGCCGGGCGTATGGCCACGAGCCGATGCGCGTCGCCGCGATGGGGCGCGCGACGCTCGAAGGGTTGGCCGCCGGCGGCGTCGTCGGCGTCGTGAAGCACATGCCGGGGCACGGCCGCGCGATTGTCGACACGCACCATCATCTGCCCACCGTCACCGCGACCGATGCCGAGCTCGAGGACGATATCGCCCCGTTTCGCGCGCTCGCCGGCGCGCCGATGGGGATGACGAGCCACATCGTCTTCGAGGCGTGGGACCGCGGCCTTCCCGCGACGCTCTCGCCGACGGTGATCGAGCAGGTGATCCGCGGTCGGATCGGCTTCGATGGCCTGCTGATGACCGACGATATCGATATGAAGGCGCTATCTGGCACGCCGGGCGAGAAGGCGGCGGCGTCGATCGCGGCGGGATGCGACGTGGTGCTCGACTGCTGGGCGCGGATGGACGAGATGGTCGAGATCGCGGGGCGGCTGGGCGATATCACGTCGGTCGGGCGCGCGCGTCTCGATCGGGCGATGGCCAGCGTCGCAGCCTCGGAAGGGGATTTCGCCGCGCTGATCGAGAAGCGCGACGCGCTGCTCGCGCTGGCGGCGGTGTGA
- the glnE gene encoding bifunctional [glutamate--ammonia ligase]-adenylyl-L-tyrosine phosphorylase/[glutamate--ammonia-ligase] adenylyltransferase, producing the protein MAIEILSSEKCEAATVTGAIERAALYAPFLAMLLRRQPDFSAETMARSVEIDPAEPLRRALRIARRRLALQVAIGDLAGCLDLSGVTCALSDFADLALDRAIAAAITERYPDAEPRGFAAIALGKQGSGELNYSSDIDPIFLFDPETLPHRANEEPVDAAVRIGRRVIELLQQPDGDGYVLRVDLRLRPSPEATPIALPIDAAIAYYESQALPWERAAFIRARAAAGDIALGKSFLDAIRPFIWRRSLDFGAIGEIVAITRRIRDHHAQGQAFGPGFDLKRGRGGIREVEFFAQIHQLIHGGREPALRVADTRAALRALADAGRIALDDAAALIDAYVALRTAEHRVQMIDDRQTHHLPTGAALDRVAQLDGRTDGAALLDHLRPHVTRVAAIFDRLAPPVPAGLSFDAEILTAHLAALGFDAPEGAAARIAAWRAARYPALRSAAAQAALEAVLPGLVSAFADAAVPQAALLSLDRLLERLPSAVNIFRLLEARPALATLLAQLLSHAPTLADELARRPDLLDGLIDASAFDPVGDVADLAREMKLRERGTDYQAQLEHVRRVVGDRRFALGAQIVAGSSDPLEVAAGYSRVAEAAIAVLTEATIAEFAHAHGHVTDSEFVIVALGRLGGGALTHASDLDLVYLFTGDFAGESDGAKPLGATLYYNRLAQRVTAALSVPTAAGPLYPIDTRLRPSGTQGPLVVNLASFAQYQRESAWTWEHMALTRARVVFGTRSARDAVTDVIDQVLAGDRPQRDLIADAIAMRAEMAAHKPPAGALDAKLLPGGLVDLEFAVHVAQLTRRTGFHPDLAQAIAALGLPSAIAEAHDLLTRLIVTLRLVAPDAAAPDAPATRALIARALRLPDWDAVVAAFDAARQEVIDAWKEVTDGPTARRDGDSD; encoded by the coding sequence ATGGCTATCGAGATTTTGTCAAGCGAAAAATGTGAAGCCGCGACGGTCACCGGCGCGATCGAACGCGCCGCGCTCTATGCCCCGTTTCTCGCGATGCTACTTCGCCGCCAGCCCGATTTTTCTGCGGAGACCATGGCGCGATCGGTGGAGATCGACCCCGCCGAGCCGCTCCGCCGTGCCCTGCGAATCGCACGGCGGCGGCTCGCGCTTCAGGTCGCGATCGGCGACCTTGCCGGCTGCCTCGATCTTTCGGGCGTTACGTGCGCGCTGAGCGACTTCGCCGATCTCGCGCTCGATCGCGCGATCGCGGCGGCGATCACCGAACGCTATCCTGATGCCGAGCCACGTGGGTTCGCCGCGATCGCGCTCGGCAAGCAGGGCAGCGGCGAGCTTAACTATTCGTCCGACATTGATCCGATCTTCCTGTTCGACCCCGAAACGCTGCCTCACCGCGCCAACGAGGAGCCGGTCGACGCGGCGGTGCGGATCGGGCGACGGGTGATCGAGCTTCTCCAGCAGCCCGACGGCGACGGCTACGTCCTGCGCGTCGATCTGCGCCTCCGTCCAAGCCCCGAGGCGACGCCAATCGCGCTCCCGATCGACGCGGCGATCGCTTATTACGAATCGCAGGCGCTGCCGTGGGAGCGCGCCGCGTTCATCCGTGCCCGCGCCGCCGCCGGTGATATCGCTCTCGGCAAGTCGTTCCTCGACGCCATTCGGCCGTTCATCTGGCGGCGCAGCCTCGATTTCGGGGCGATCGGTGAGATCGTCGCGATCACCCGCCGCATCCGTGATCATCATGCGCAAGGGCAAGCGTTCGGCCCGGGGTTCGATCTGAAGCGCGGCCGTGGCGGCATTCGCGAGGTCGAGTTTTTCGCGCAGATCCACCAACTGATCCACGGCGGTCGCGAGCCGGCACTGCGCGTCGCCGACACCCGCGCCGCGCTTCGCGCGCTCGCCGACGCCGGGCGGATCGCGCTCGACGACGCAGCGGCGCTGATAGACGCCTACGTCGCACTGCGGACGGCCGAGCATCGCGTCCAGATGATCGACGATCGCCAGACGCATCATCTGCCGACCGGCGCGGCGCTCGACCGCGTCGCGCAACTCGATGGGCGCACGGACGGGGCTGCGCTGCTCGATCACCTTCGTCCGCACGTCACGCGCGTCGCGGCGATCTTCGATCGGCTTGCACCGCCCGTGCCCGCCGGTCTGTCGTTCGACGCGGAAATCCTGACGGCGCATCTCGCGGCGCTCGGCTTCGATGCGCCCGAAGGCGCCGCGGCGCGGATCGCGGCTTGGCGCGCGGCGCGCTACCCTGCGCTGCGCAGCGCCGCGGCGCAGGCGGCGCTCGAGGCGGTGCTGCCCGGCCTCGTCTCGGCCTTCGCCGACGCAGCCGTGCCGCAGGCGGCGTTGCTGAGCCTCGACCGGCTGCTCGAACGATTGCCGAGCGCGGTGAACATCTTTCGCCTGCTCGAAGCGCGCCCGGCGCTCGCAACGCTGCTGGCGCAGTTGCTCAGCCACGCGCCGACGCTTGCCGACGAGCTGGCGCGGCGCCCCGATCTGCTTGATGGGCTGATCGATGCGTCCGCTTTCGATCCGGTCGGTGATGTCGCCGATCTCGCGCGGGAAATGAAGCTGCGCGAGCGCGGCACGGACTATCAGGCGCAGCTCGAACACGTCCGCCGCGTCGTCGGTGATCGCCGCTTCGCGCTCGGCGCGCAGATCGTCGCGGGCAGTTCCGACCCACTCGAAGTCGCGGCCGGCTATTCGCGCGTCGCCGAAGCGGCGATCGCCGTGCTGACCGAGGCCACGATCGCGGAGTTCGCGCACGCGCACGGCCATGTGACGGACAGCGAATTCGTCATCGTCGCGCTCGGCCGGCTCGGGGGCGGCGCGCTGACGCACGCGTCCGATCTCGATCTCGTTTACCTTTTCACCGGCGATTTCGCGGGTGAGTCGGACGGCGCCAAGCCGCTCGGCGCGACGCTTTACTACAATCGGCTCGCGCAGCGCGTGACGGCGGCGCTGTCGGTGCCGACCGCGGCCGGGCCGCTGTACCCGATCGACACGCGGCTGCGGCCGTCGGGTACGCAGGGACCGCTGGTCGTCAACCTCGCGTCGTTCGCGCAGTATCAGCGCGAGAGCGCTTGGACGTGGGAACATATGGCGCTCACCCGCGCGCGCGTCGTGTTCGGCACGCGCTCGGCACGCGATGCGGTGACGGACGTGATTGACCAGGTGCTCGCCGGCGACCGGCCGCAGCGCGATCTCATCGCGGATGCGATCGCGATGCGTGCCGAGATGGCGGCGCACAAGCCGCCGGCGGGCGCGCTCGATGCCAAGTTGCTGCCCGGCGGACTCGTCGATCTCGAATTCGCCGTCCATGTCGCGCAGTTGACGCGCCGCACCGGCTTCCACCCCGATCTGGCACAGGCGATCGCGGCGCTCGGCCTGCCATCCGCGATTGCCGAGGCGCACGATCTGCTCACACGGCTCATCGTCACGCTGCGCCTCGTCGCGCCCGACGCAGCGGCGCCCGATGCGCCGGCGACACGCGCGCTGATCGCCCGCGCGCTCCGCCTGCCCGACTGGGACGCGGTGGTTGCGGCCTTTGATGCGGCCCGGCAGGAGGTGATCGACGCGTGGAAGGAAGTGACCGATGGACCAACTGCCCGACGTGACGGTGACAGCGACTGA